AagatatatacaagtatgggaTGTGAGAAACCTTGAGCCAATCCTCCCCATTAGGTCTTTTGCACCTTTCTTTCAGCAAATTACACTTGAAGATAAATAGATGAGAAAGAGAGGAGGGGAGTCCCTCTTCTGGCAAAGTCTGGAGATTGGGGCAGTGCCAGATCTGCAATTCTCTAAGAGAAGTGAGGTGTTGAAGCCCTTTGTGGTCCAGAGATTTTAGATTTGAAAGACGCCTAATTTCAAGAGTCGTAAGACTGGAGGGGAGCAGCATCTCCTCTGGGAAGGATTCCACCTCATCGCACATAGCTATTGTAAAACTTGAAAGAGAATTGAGTGATCGCATATCCCATTGCTTGCGATTCCTGATGAGTTGTTTGCAATTCGTAACACTAAATGCTTTCAATTCTAAGCCTCTTATTTGAAAGGACTGAAGTTCTGGACAATTGCTTAGAGACAATCTGATCAGGGAAGGCAGCAAGGAATGCATGCGCTCAGGGAAGGATTCCAAATTCAAGCACCTGTGCAAATCAAGCTCTCGTAAATTTGAGGGAGGATTAGAGCCTCCAATCCAAACCGGAAATCTTGTACCCCCGTACCCTTCTAAGCGGAGAATCTTCAAATTGACATGAGGCTGTAATTGATCCAAAACACGTTCATGCAGTGAATTATTAGTTTCATCCTCCCACAATAACTCCAAACTCTCAAGGTCcgctttacccttcaaatcgGCTTTAGAAGCATCTTGAGCATCCACCACGTTTTGAAGATTGCGAATGCAAAGTTCTCCACACAAATGCTGAAGCTTCCCCAACTCTTTAATGCTAGATCCACTTTGATTTCTAGATCCACTATGATTTCCACTTTGATTTCTAGATACACTTTGATTtcccaaagaaaaagaagttaaTGTTCGGAGCTTTGCTAGTTTGCCCATTTGTGGCGGCATCTCTAGGAGTCTTGTTCCTGTGATGTCAAGATGCCGCAAGTTGATCAACCTTCCCATGCCAGCAGGCAACTTATAAAGCCTAAAACACCATGTCAAGATTAAAGTTTGCAAATTATACAAACCACATATAGATTCTGGTAACTTTGTAAGGTCTGTCCGAGAAAGTTTCAGATATCGCAAATGCTTCAACTTGGCAATTGAATCAAGAAATGGTAAAGGCTCAAGGATACAGGGGGGCATAGACAACACTCTTAGGCGCTCAAGCATCGGCAAAAGTTTACATATTACCTCAGCAGATATTGATTTATCTTTTGATAATATTAAGGTGCGCAACAAACGAGGGTTGCAAACGGCCTCGAACATTTGAGAGATGTCATGTTCTTTTACTATGCATGATAAGTGGCGAGTCCTTCGAGAAGTGTTGCTCGAGCCATTACCCTCCAACCGGAAGCAAAATTCTCCAGATGTGAAAGCAGCTAAATGATTCATGAGGTCATGCATGATGAATAATGATGGATCGCGACTTGATTGTTGTAAAAATGATCTCGATACAAGATCATCGAAGAACTCAGCCCCTATTTCTTCCATCTCCTTATTCCCTCCGGGTTGAACTAGAAAGCCTTCTGCCATCCATAAAAGGATCACGTCTTTCTTGTTGAATTCATAGCCTTCGGGAAATATCGCACAATATGAAAAGCATTGTTTTAGATACGATGGCAGGCAATGATAACTCAACTGTAGAGCTGAAAGGACTTTGTCATTTGGTGAATTCCACAAATTGCTTTCCAATATATTCCTCCATTCCTCGCCTTTTCTTTTGGATCTCAGGAGACCTCCAAGTGTTTTTGCAGCCAAAGGTAGGCCGCTACATTTTTTTGCTATTTCTCTACCAAATTCTTCCAACCCTGTATATGCGCTGAAATTTCCTCCATCAAATGCCACTTTTTTCAACACCAGCCAACACTCATCATTGGACAAGCTCTGCAAACGATGAGATGGAAAAGTAGACTTGACTGATGCTACATTTTCGCTGCGTGTCGTGACTAAGATCTTACTTCCTTTTCTCACAGACATGAAAGGTTTCAGCAAAAAATCCCAGGCCGCTTGATCCTCACTCCAAACATCATCTAAAACAACCAAAACCCTGTTCCCCCTCAATTTTTTCTCCAGCTCGCAATGAATCTGATTCTCAGTCATGTTATCGCACTTCGGCAGACCGACCTGCTTGAGAATATCTCTTGTGACCTtgagaatattaaattcttctgaCACATAGACCCATGCTTTGAGATCAAACAACTTCGTCCCATTTCTGTCTTCTAAGAGTTCGATTTTTCTGTAGACAAGCTGAGCAAGGGTGGTTTTACCCACCCCGCCCATACCCACAATTGGAACCACATCTAGTTGTCTTTCTTCAGCGTCGTCTGGCAGCAGCAATGCCATTATATTTTCCCTGTCATCCTTCCTGCCAAAAACATGAGATTCATCTACCAGAGCAGTTGTTGGTATTTTCTGTGATGGCAAGAGTGGTATTCTTCCAACGCTTTCTGTTAAATGAAGGGAATCCTTCTGTTGCAACAAGTCTTGAAGAATCTGAAGGATCTTTTCTAACTCCGGTTGCATCTCTCCCATCCCCTTCTTACATGGAACAAGGGAAGTGAGGAAGCTCCGCACCTGATCTGAGAAGGTCTCACTTTGAGGTTCAGCTTCAAACTTCAATTGCAAAGCTTTATAAGCAATCTCGTCCAAGAAGTCATCAGCCTGGTAGAGAGCATCCTTGAGGTCGTCGAGCCACCCTTTCACTGCTGGATCAGTTATGTGCTTCTCCTCTGCATCATTGAGAAGTTTGCCAACTGCTCTCACGATAGACTTCAATTTCCTCAGCTGTCCATCGTCAAGCTTTTGCCTTTTGAAGAAGTCCTTAACCTCTGAGGAGGCTATCCTGTCGACCAAAACCTCAATGATAGCAGAGAGAAGTGATTCTCCGATCAATGCCAGAGCCATCATGGTTTCTCCTCTTTGAAAAAAGGTGCTAgatgaaaagatgaaattttatgaagaaaaaagtcGAAGTGTACTGGAAAAGAAGAGCCGCACAGATTTGAGATTAGTTTGGATGAAAGAACTAACAGTTGGATAGATTCATAGTTGGGATgactataaaattaaagtagGATTGCTGTCGATTCATAGTTGGGATgactataaaattaaagtagGATTGCTGTCGAGCTGTAGAAATTGAGCAAACTTTCCACGAGGTGGGCCAATGAGCCTTGACTTGCAAGTCGTCGCTTATTTTAAAGAGTGGGGTTGAGCATTCCGTAGCTCCACATGCGGGCGAAGACCTGGGCCAATCCTTCTGTTTCTCCCATTGACATTTTgcagaaaattataaaaactatagcCGCCTTGGTCCGACATTTTATTAAACAGAATCTAGAAGAAAAAGTAATTTGTTTTCCCTTCGTCAGGTCAGAAGATCAACTTGCTGATATGCTTACAAAAGCGGTCTTCAACAAAAACTTTCACAGCTCTCTTGACAAGCTTGGTATCAAAGACATTTTTTCACCAACTTGAGAGGGAGTGTTGGCATGAGCTGTACAAACCTACACACAATAGGAAACTATACATGTAATATTCTAGTATATCTTCTATTTATGTAAATCCCGATTGTTATGGGATAGtatttgatttctttccaaAGACAGCTAGTAGAGGCAGGATTGTATAAGTATTGTGACAGTATCAGAAATACAATTAAGAAAGAATTCTTGAATGAAATCTCGTCAGgtttacatggtatcagagccgagaTCCTTTGTCTGATCTCTGCTAGCAACATCTGATAATGGAGGCGATGGCAACACCAACCGACTTGGTGGAATCAGAGCAACCTAATACGACTGAAAACTTTGAAGACCTTATGGCAAGAGTGAATCAAGCCATAAACCAGAATCAGACTCCAGCAGTAATGCAGGATATTACAGCAACACAGATTGGTATAAAATTGGATGGTACCAATTATGCGTTATGGTCCCAGATTGTCGAGATGTTTATCTCAGGAAAAGACAAGCTAGGATATATAAATGGTGACTTCCCATAACCAGAACCGGCTGCTCCTTCATTCAGGAGATGGAGGACAGAGAACTCTGTCGTGAAGGGATGGTTAATTGGCTCAATGAATCCATCATTAGTCAGCAACTTCATTCGATTTCCCACGGCAAAACAGGTATGGGATTCAATTGCTACAACCTATTTCGATGGAACTGATGCATCCCAAGTGTATGATTTGAAGAGATGGGTGACTAGAATGAAGCAATCGGGGGAACCAATTGAGACATATTACAACTGTCTCCAAGGCGTCTGGAGGGAGATTGATTTTCGCCGCCCGAACCCGATGGTGTGTGTTCAtgacatacaaaaatataacacTCTCTTGCAAGAGGATAGAGTGTATACTTTCCTTGATGGATTAGATGACAAGCTTGACAAGATCAGAAGCGACGTTCTTCAACTTAAACCATTCCTATCTGTGGAACAGGCGTATGCATATGTTAGAAGGGAAGATATCAGGCAGACAGTCATGCTGTCAAATAATGGAACCATTCCAGCCGCTGCTATGATCTCTAGAGGAATGAGAAACAGTTCACAGAATCAGTTTACACTTCAGGTGGCCAAACCGGGGAATTCTTCATCACATGGGGGAAAACTGAATTTTTCTAAGGCTAGAGGACAAACGGAAGGAGGAAGTAACGGATGCTCTTACTGTGGGAACATGAAACATACCCGTGAAACATGTTTTAAGTTGCATGGTTATCCAGAATGGTGGACAGAACTTAAGGCACGAAAGTCCAAAGAGTCTGCTGGTGGAACTGGAAGAGCAGCCATGGTTAATGCAGAATGTGCATTCACAGGAGGAACATCCACGGTTAAGGAGGAACAACCTGTGACTAAAGAACCGGAGCTTTCACTTGCTCCACTGGTGAATTCAAATGAACTCATGACTGCCCCTCCTGGCAATCAAGGTAACAACAGTAGTGCCTTACTTGTTTCTAAGGGAGGCGTTAATAACGACTGGATAGTGGACTCAGGAGCCACTGATCATATGATATTTTATCCGGAGGATATTGTGCAACAGACAGAACCAAGGCGAACTAGTATATTCAATGCTAATGGGGTTATGTATCCTGTTACAGGAGCAGGAACAGTAGATATATCCCCATCAATTTCATTGCCTAATACTCTATTAGTACCATCTCTGTCCAGTAAATTATTATATGTGGGTCAAGCCACCGAAGAACTCAACTGTGTAGCACTAATGTATCCACAATTTTGTCTTTTTCAGGATATTCTTACGAAGGAGATCATTGGGTGTGGTACTAAGAGAGAGGGGTTATACTACATGGACGACTTCAGTTCAGGGAGAGTTAATACTGTGAGTCGCACATTTAGTGCAAGCAAAGAACAGATTTGGCTATGGCATTATCGATTAGGACATCCCTCATTTAGCTACATGAAGCATTTATTTCCGcaattattttcaactttgAGACATTCAGATTTCAGATGTGAGACTTGCATTTTTGCCAAAAGCCATCATGTACCGTTTCCAATcagttttaataaaagtgatatTCCATTTATTCTGATCCACTCTAATGTTTGGGGACCTTCCCCTATTACAACTGTTTCGGGTATACGATGGTTTGTGACTTTTGTAGATGATTGTACGCGGATGACTTGGCTATACTTATTGAAACGAAAGGATGAGGTATTTGGTGTATTTCAAGCATTTCATGCTATGGTTCAAAACCAATTTTCAGCAAAAATCCGTGTTCTTCGATCTGATAATGGGGGAGAATATATGAATCGAGATTTCTTAGAATACTTTCAAAGAAATGGTCTTCTCCATGAGTCTTCATGTAGTCAAACTCCGCAACAAAATGGAGTAGCCGAACGGAAAAATCGACATATTCTAGAAACTGCACGTGCATTATTGATTGGCTCAAAAGCACCTGGTCGCCATTGGGATGATGCTGTTGTTACTGCTGTTTATTTGATGAACCGAATGCCCTCTAaggttttgaatttcaaaactcCGTTACAGGTTCTATCACAACATGTTACTTTACCATCTCTATTACTTATTCAACCACGTGTATTTGGCTGTGTCGCATTTGTTCATCTACATAAAAATCAACGAACCAAACTTGAACCTTGTGCAGttcgttgtatttttttggGGTATGGTACCAACAAGAAAGGATATCGTTGTTATGACCCAACAAAAAAACGGGTCTATGTTACAATGGATGTCACGTTTGTGGAGtcagaaaatttttatttggcaCAATCAACTTCTCCTCTTCAGAGGGAGACTTTGGATGAAGAGCAGAATCGGTGGGATGATATGATGACAGTAGAAACAGCCGCACCTATGGTGAATGGAGAGACAACCGAACAGACTGTTATATATCCACCTTCTGTTCTATATCCGACTGGGAATGGAGCTGCAGATATCCAACCGATTGAAGTTGATATAATGAGTGGGGAACCTGAGGTGACAGTAGCACCATCACCGGCTGCAGAGACCAGTATGCATGAGGAAATTACAGTTGAAgatgaacaagaacaagaatcTGGACCTCCTAGTATAACAACCCCTCTCCCTGATGTACCCGACAGTGACAATCCTTCCCGTGAGAATACTCCTGAGGTAACATCTCCTTCATTATCTTCTGGAAATGCTTTGGATATTACTACTGGTTACCACTTACCTTTCAGGCATAACCGAGGCAAAGCTCCAGCTCGTTACTCTCCAGGTGGTGAAGGGAAAAATTCCAAGTATCCTATTTCTAATCACATGACGACAAGGGGATTGTCCGAACCCCTTATAGGCTTTGCACACAGACTATCCTCTGACCTCATCCCTTGCGGAGTCCATGAAGCGTTGGCAGACCAGAAATGGTCATTAGCAATTCAAGAAGAAATGGAGGCCTTAAATCGAAACAGAACCTGGAATCTTGTGTTGCTGCCGAATGGGAAGAAAACTATTGGATGCAAGTGGGTGTTTTCTATTAAACATAAAGCAGATGGCTCAATTGAACGATACAAAGCAAGGTTAGTAGCCAAGGGCTATACTCAGACATACGGAATAGACTATCAGGAAACATTCTCCCCGGTTGCAAAGCTGAACACTGTCAGAGTGCTGCTATCCCTGGCTGCAAATCTAGATTGGCCCTTACATCAGTTTGACGTGAAGAATGCTTTTCTTCATGGAGATCTTAAAGAAGAAGTATATATGGATATCCCACCAGGTTATATGTCATCCTCCTCTGGAATTGTCTGCAGGTTACAACGGGCTTTATATGGGTTGAAACAGTCACCACGTGCATGGTTTGGTCGCTTTAGCATGGCTATGAGAAAGTATGGGTTTCTACAAAGCAACTCAGATCATACTCTTTTTTCTAAAACGACGACAAGGTAAAATAACTGCCTTGATAATTTATGTAGATGACATGATAATTACAGGAGATGATACAAAAGAGATCCACAACCTGCAGAAGCAATTGGCTACGgactttgaaatgaaaaactTGGGTGGACTTAAGTATTTCCTTGGAATCGAAGTGGCTAGATCAAGACAAGGCATCTTTCTATCACAAAGAAAGTATGTACTTGATCTACTTACTGAAGTAGGAATGCTTGATTGCAAGCCAGCGGATACTCCAACAGTTCAGAATCAGAAACTTGGGGAGCACCTTGATCAAGAACCAACCAATAAAGAGAGGTATCAACGACTGGTGGGTAAGCTAATCTATTTATCTCATACCCGTCCAGATATTTCATATGCTGTGAGTGTAGTCAGTTAATTTATGCACTGTCCTAGCAAAGATCATATGGATGCAATTGTTCGAATTCTTCGATACTTGAAATCGGCGCCAGGGAAGGGACTTATGTTCTCCAAAAATGACCACGTAGATATTGAAGGCTATACAGATGCTGACTGGGCAGGAAGCTTATCTGATAGAAAATCTACATCCGGATACTTCACGTTTGTCGGAGGTAATCTAGTTACATGGAGGAGCAAGAAACAGAAAGTGGTAGCACTATCAAGTGCTGAAGCCGAGTTTAGAGGTATGGCAAAGGGGCTTTGTGAGCTTCTATGGCTTAGAAGACTACTCTCAGAAATTGGCTTTGCTCCTAACTCAGAGATGAATTTGTACTGTGACAATAAGGCCGCAATTGAAATATCTCAGAATCCAATCCAGCATGACAGGACAAAACACATTGAGATAGACCGGCATTTTATTAAACAGAATCTAGAAGAAAAAGTAATTTGTTTTCCCTTCGTCAGGTCAGAggatcaacttgctgatatGCTTACAAAAGCGGTCTCCAACAAAAACTTTCACAGCTCTCTTGACAAGCTTGgtatcaaaaacattttttcaccAACTTGAGAGGGAGTGTTGGCATGAGCTGTACAAACCTACACACAATAGGAAACTATACATGTAATATTCTAGTATATCTTCTATTTATGTAAATCCCGATTGTTATGGGATAGtatttgatttctttccaaAGACAGCTAGTAGAGGCAGGATTGTATAAGTATTGTGACAGTATCAGAAATACAATTAAGAAAGAATTCTTGAATGAAATCTCGTCAGGTTTACACTTTCAATATGAAAAATCCATCAACAATACAAGAAGTTGATAGATTAGATTTTCAATCTAAACTTAATTCTTAGGTCATCGATCCATTATTCAAGGGAGAAAATTAGAACCCTTAAAATTAGAAAAGTAATTCATGTAATTGCACAGCTAGAAATAGTGCAGCCCTTCAAATTTAAACTTTCAAAGATTGTGCTCCTTTGAATCGCGCGGCTCTTAAGAACTTGAAAGGGTTAAGCTACTTCAATCCTGTttcgtttttttaaattttaatttttttaaaataaattttttttattttattttgatttgctgatatcaaaaataataatttttttaaaaaaatattattttaattcatttttatatgaaaaatactttacatCGTAACCACTACCACAAAACAAGCCCGAAGTAGTGGaactcatataaaaaaagaagaagaaagaaagaagtgaagCTTGTGATTTTCACATGTATATGTTGGCGTGAGTTATTGCTGAGGGAGGAATTGTAGCAGAATTATTGCAGAATATTTGAAGGAGAAATTTTGGATTTGACGTTACCTCTAATTAAACTAAATTCATGTATAAGAATAATTACCTCTCTAGATTAGAATTATCTACTTGTGTACAGTTTTTAGATCAATAGAATGAAAGAATATTCTTGATGCTTTTTATCAATATACACATTAAAAACACATGTGGATATTGCACTACACCCATGTAGAAGACAGAATGCTGACAAGCAAACTGAGCTTACTTGAGCAGAGACAGCTTTGTGAGAtgactgggaaaaaaaaaaaaaaaaaactggtaaTACTTCAGCTgtaatcatcaataaagaaGTGTAAAACCCAAATGAATTAGCTGTAAGCCAGTACGACCAAGACAAGTTGCAGTTCACTCTACCAATGCCCTGTGTCACATGAACAAGAAATCTCTAATGAAGAACAACCTTTCCTATTATGTATCTGAGattaatctctttttttgttatctgTTGTTGCGGATTGTGGTTTGTAATTTAATAATGGGCTGTGTATGTTATCGTGTTCAAGTAAAAAAGCTTGGTGATGTTTAGTGGCTGAACCAGCTCAGACAGGATAACATCCTCAATGCTGTAAACTACATGTCCCGTTACTCAAGAAATTTGAGGCCCTCTCAAAGTCATCAAAATTACTCACTACTATCACTCTGTTTCTTGCTTTTGATGCAACACTAATTACTTTGCCACATTAACCCCCTTCAAAAGGCCAATCTCACGCTACAATATTCATCAATTCTAGCTCACAATCCTATAAATAGCCTCTTCTAACATTCCCTTAcggctttttttcttattcacacACAGCTCCTCTTATTCTTGACATTTTCCGGCACTAGTAATGGCAAGTTCTCTGAGCAATCCCCTATGATCATATCCGAAAAAAGCATGGAGAAAATGGCACGCCTGCATTTCTACTTTCACACTATTCAAAGTGGGGAAAACCAAACAACCATGAGAATTGCTGGACCAGCAAAGACAATGGTAGCTTTGTCAGGACTTTCTTGGTGGATGATCTATTAACTGAAGAGCCAGAACCTACTTAAAAACTTGAGGGAGGAGCACGGGGCAtgtatgtttttaatttcttctcaaCATGAATGTGGATTGCTTATGGTTTTGAGTTTTGCTTTGTTGAGGGTATGTACAATGGGAGTGCCCTGAGTATTCTAGGTCACAATCCAGACTTCGATAATGCCAGGTTGTTGGAGGTTGCGGTCTTTTCCGGTTCAATCGAGGCTATTCATTGTTGAAGACGATCTCATTCAGTCCGAAGACAAGAAATGCTGTAGTTGAATACAATGTAACTGTTGTGCACTTCCGAATTGTTCTTATTATTAGTGGTATCTGcagtttttccttttccccATTTCTTCTACCTAGTGTCTACCTGTTGAACATGTCCGCTGCTTTTCGAAAGGAAGTATTTTGATATTCCTAGCAATGTTGTTCAAGAGTTCAGAATGATAGGTTCTACAGGATCATTTACAAGAAACTTGTGATATTTTCGGTTCTGACACAGGAGATTTGCAGGATATTTTGATTTTACAGTTGATGATTCTTTCTGGAAACCAAACTAATTTCCAGAGTTCAATGTATGGAACAAATATCATCCAACTTTTATCAGAGAgtaaataaacataaacaatTATCTACTACAACGTTATATAAATGGAGAAAatgtttaaaagtttaaaagttGAACATTATGCAACTGCACATTAAAGGTTATCATCCTTTATACAAAGAACAGTAGCAAAATAATAGAAAGCACAGTCCCCATATGTTCGATAATCTTTCAATCGCACCTCCTAAATCTCCAAGCTGACACAGAAAATAGTGGTCTATCCTGCCAGCAAATAAGTAAACATCCATtctcttctttgattttatatCCATCATAGCCATAGCTCTGCAATAATCTGTTTGCCTGCAGCATACCATGGTAGCTCAGAGGAATGCTCCCAAACCCAGCTAACTCGAGCCTCAGGATCCATTTTTCCAACATCTCATGCCTCTCCTTTCTCTCAGTTCCCTCACAAGCGATGATGTTCTTAATTTCCTCCCCAAATAGCATCTTCTCAACCTTGTGCCGCTCTAATGATGCTCTCGATACAGTAGACTCCAAGCAATCAAATAGTGCagcataaaaattcaaagctTTTGTGACCCTCTCCATTAAACTAAGCCCGTTATGATTTGATTCCTGCTCAGTTATCACCATCAATTTCGGTGAGAGACTCCTAAGTGCATTTAGAAAGCTGCCCATCTTCGGTGAAGCAGAAGGAGATAGTGGGGATAATGCTGAGTCAGGACTAGAGCTATAGACGTTGACCAAATCTTTCTCAAGCCACTCACCTAGAGTATGTCGGTTTTGGTTCATCCGTAAGACTCTCTGAAAATGGTTAGAGCTTGGATTCTTAGATCCTGATGGAGAGTTCCTTTTATGCATCTCATCATCCATGGCCAAGAGAGCATGCAGCTGAAGTACAGAACTGACAGCAAGAGCTTCTCCAGTCTTAACCCGCAAATTTCCAAGGTCAAGATTCTCTAGTTTGCTCACAATAGGATTGAACTGAAATGGGATGTCTAGCTTTTCAGCTTCTTCAGTCAGCCGAAGAGCCATTTGCTCTAACACCTCTTTCTTCTCATGAATACCTGTTATTCTCAAATGAGGTGGTCCTTCTGGCCGTGCGCTTAATGTTTGAAGAAGATTGATCCACTGGGCAGGCTCGGAGGAATTGAGATCGATGATATGAACCATCTTCTCCCCTTCCATGGCCTCTATAATGGCCTCATTTGTGATCACGTATGAAAGCTTTAAAAAGGGACAGAGCTCAAAGAATAATCTTTGAACAAGAATTTCTTCAGATATCAAAGATACTTGTTTTGGATTGAGAGCTTTGTGCAGACCAGGCCATCCTTTAAGAATGCGATCAGCAAGTGCTGCAGTGAAGTAAGCAGCAATCCGCTGCATCGTATCGCCATCAGGAGAGGCAAGATGGGAGATGTGCTCAAGGCTAATATTTGCATTCTCAACACTACCAACCGCTACATGGTTAGCGCAGGcaagaagaagatggatcagACACAAACCCCTCTCTTCAGATTTCAGTTCCCTCAGCCAAGGGTATGGTGATCCTATCCCTGGCGACAGTGACATCCATGGAAAGAACTGATGAGGTGAAGTTACAGATGATGATCCCTCTTCTTGAACCATTCCTACCATTAACGACGAGACCAAACTCAACACCCTGAACAAGAAAATATGACATGaaacatgctaaaaaataaGTCCATGTTCGATGAATAAACTACATAACATATATCTAAGTAAAAATTGTAAAACAGTCCAGAAACAGAAGATCATGATCTTTTCTACCATCATCTTAGTAAGATTCTTGGACTAATCTCGGTTAAAGGGTTAATAAGtatattttttgctttcttaCATCTTCCAAATGACTATTAACAGCCTGTTAGAATATCTAAATACACACTAACACAAAACATAAGGTGATGGTTAAATTcctaggaaaagaaaaaaaaaatccaagacagGAACACTGAAGAAAATTAACAGTCCTTGTtacaaagaaacagagaaatgTAAACAGAACAAGCCAAATAGTATCTCTTTTTTCTCTGAAATGTAAAGCTAAATTCAGGGAACTTTCTTTTTAGCTGAGGAAGTGAGAAAAATTTCCAGATAAATATCATTCAATTCTTAAGAGTACAATGTCTAGAACCCTCCAGTAAGTATCTCTTTTCTCAATAATCACACTTATGAAAAGCTAAGAAAATGATGACATTTGACGCATCTCATCaacaaactagaaaataaaaaaataaataataaaattggaaCAATTCAAGCAGCAATGCTAAAAAAAGCATTTGTATTGGTCCCTCCgccgcctcctcctcctcctccctctccctctccctcttctAGGTCACATCATATATAAATCTGCTGGCAGTGATGAAGTTCTTCTGCTAACGTTTCCCCTGCATGTAGAACTGTTAAAAATGCATTCAATCAGTTTGTGTGACCAATTTTTCGTA
This region of Populus alba chromosome 3, ASM523922v2, whole genome shotgun sequence genomic DNA includes:
- the LOC118054261 gene encoding putative disease resistance RPP13-like protein 1 produces the protein MMALALIGESLLSAIIEVLVDRIASSEVKDFFKRQKLDDGQLRKLKSIVRAVGKLLNDAEEKHITDPAVKGWLDDLKDALYQADDFLDEIAYKALQLKFEAEPQSETFSDQVRSFLTSLVPCKKGMGEMQPELEKILQILQDLLQQKDSLHLTESVGRIPLLPSQKIPTTALVDESHVFGRKDDRENIMALLLPDDAEERQLDVVPIVGMGGVGKTTLAQLVYRKIELLEDRNGTKLFDLKAWVYVSEEFNILKVTRDILKQVGLPKCDNMTENQIHCELEKKLRGNRVLVVLDDVWSEDQAAWDFLLKPFMSVRKGSKILVTTRSENVASVKSTFPSHRLQSLSNDECWLVLKKVAFDGGNFSAYTGLEEFGREIAKKCSGLPLAAKTLGGLLRSKRKGEEWRNILESNLWNSPNDKVLSALQLSYHCLPSYLKQCFSYCAIFPEGYEFNKKDVILLWMAEGFLVQPGGNKEMEEIGAEFFDDLVSRSFLQQSSRDPSLFIMHDLMNHLAAFTSGEFCFRLEGNGSSNTSRRTRHLSCIVKEHDISQMFEAVCNPRLLRTLILSKDKSISAEVICKLLPMLERLRVLSMPPCILEPLPFLDSIAKLKHLRYLKLSRTDLTKLPESICGLYNLQTLILTWCFRLYKLPAGMGRLINLRHLDITGTRLLEMPPQMGKLAKLRTLTSFSLGNQSVSRNQSGNHSGSRNQSGSSIKELGKLQHLCGELCIRNLQNVVDAQDASKADLKGKADLESLELLWEDETNNSLHERVLDQLQPHVNLKILRLEGYGGTRFPVWIGGSNPPSNLRELDLHRCLNLESFPERMHSLLPSLIRLSLSNCPELQSFQIRGLELKAFSVTNCKQLIRNRKQWDMRSLNSLSSFTIAMCDEVESFPEEMLLPSSLTTLEIRRLSNLKSLDHKGLQHLTSLRELQIWHCPNLQTLPEEGLPSSLSHLFIFKCNLLKERCKRPNGEDWLKVSHIPYLYIS
- the LOC118054268 gene encoding scarecrow-like protein 3, with the translated sequence MVGMVQEEGSSSVTSPHQFFPWMSLSPGIGSPYPWLRELKSEERGLCLIHLLLACANHVAVGSVENANISLEHISHLASPDGDTMQRIAAYFTAALADRILKGWPGLHKALNPKQVSLISEEILVQRLFFELCPFLKLSYVITNEAIIEAMEGEKMVHIIDLNSSEPAQWINLLQTLSARPEGPPHLRITGIHEKKEVLEQMALRLTEEAEKLDIPFQFNPIVSKLENLDLGNLRVKTGEALAVSSVLQLHALLAMDDEMHKRNSPSGSKNPSSNHFQRVLRMNQNRHTLGEWLEKDLVNVYSSSPDSALSPLSPSASPKMGSFLNALRSLSPKLMVITEQESNHNGLSLMERVTKALNFYAALFDCLESTVSRASLERHKVEKMLFGEEIKNIIACEGTERKERHEMLEKWILRLELAGFGSIPLSYHGMLQANRLLQSYGYDGYKIKEENGCLLICWQDRPLFSVSAWRFRRCD